One segment of Myotis daubentonii chromosome 11, mMyoDau2.1, whole genome shotgun sequence DNA contains the following:
- the LOC132212653 gene encoding zinc finger SWIM domain-containing protein 7-like, with amino-acid sequence MAAGGHAAGQDAGQAVVEELLSEMAAAVRESARIPDEHLLLLKFVFGSSALQALDLVDRQSITLISSPNGRHVYQVLGSSGKTYTCLASCHYCSCPAFAFSVLRKSDSLLCKHLLAVYLSQVMGTCQPLSVSDKQLTDILLMKKKQEA; translated from the coding sequence ATGGCTGCTGGAGGTCATGCTGCTGGCCAGGATGCCGGCCAGGCCGTGGTGGAGGAGCTCCTGAGCGAGATGGCCGCGGCGGTGCGGGAGAGCGCGCGCATTCCTGATGAGCATCTGTTATTGCTGAAGTTTGTCTTTGGCTCATCAGCCCTCCAGGCCTTGGACCTAGTTGATCGACAGTCCATCACTTTAATCTCATCGCCTAATGGGAGGCATGTTTACCAGGTGCTTGGAAGTTCTGGTAAAACATACACATGTTTGGCTTCTTGTCATTACTGTTCATGTCCTGCGTTTGCCTTCTCCGTGCTCCGGAAGAGTGACAGCCTGCTGTGCAAGCATCTCTTAGCAGTTTATCTTAGTCAGGTTATGGGGACCTGTCAGCCGCTAAGTGTTTCGGATAAGCAATTGACGGACATATTATTGATGAAGAAGAAACAAGAAGCATAA